TTTACTCCAGGGTATCAAGGTGGCACGAAATGTCCCTGTTATTTCTCATCTCATGTTTGCGGACGACACCATCATCTTCTCTAGAGCTAATCTTAGGGATGTGGAGACTTTGAATGGATGCATCCAAAAATTTGAAGATTGGTCGGGACAGTTGTGTAGTAAACAGAAATCGGGGATTTTCTTTTCGGGTAATTGTTCTAACTCGCTTCGGGTGGCCATTGAAAGTAAGTTGAATCTGAGTGTGGTTCCGAACTCAAAGAAACACTTGGGTAATACATTTATTTTCGATCAGAGCAAGAGGAAAGACTTTAACTTTCTCAAAACCAAGTTGGTGGAGAGACTTGAGGGGTGGAAACTAAAGTCGCTTTCTAAGGCTGGTAGAATGGTGTACATCAACTCGGTCGCCTTGGCCTTACCGAATTATGCTATGTCTACTTTTAAAATTCCCCTCTCTTCTTGTCGAGAGCTTGATGCGGTGGTTCGAAGGTATTGGTGGAATGGCTCGCTCGACAACCAGAATATGTGGGCTGGCAGGTGGGCTGGCAGGTCGTGGAATTCTCTCTGCCAACCCAAGATGAGGGGGGGCTTAGGCTTTCGCCGTTTCGAAGATATTAACCATGCCTTGCTTGCTAAACTTGCTTTGTTTTTGGCCTGCAAAGTAAATCGACCTTGGTGcaatattctcaaaggaaagtACGTTCCCAGAGAGTCTTTTTGGAGTGTACAAGAAAAGAATTATGATAGTTTTTTGTGGCGAGGCATCTTGGGAGCTAGGAATGCAATTTGTAAGGGGGCTTGTACAGTCCTTATTTCGGGTGAAGATGTTGATGTGTGGTGGCAGCCGTGGATTCCATGGTTGGACTATGATCAATTTCGTGAATTGATGGAGAGTATCCGTTCCAAAGCCCCTAGTCTTAGAACTGTGGCCGATTTGATGTACAGAAGCACAAGAAAATTGAATATGGGCTATCTTCGACACCTTTTCGGTTGTGATATGGGCAACAAGATTGGCATGATCCAAATTGATATGAATGCTACTAGTGACTTTCTAATTTGGAAGGAGTCTCTGGTGGGAAATTTCAGTGTTAAGGGGGCTTATTGGATCGACCAAAAAGAGAGGTTTGGAGAAAAAGATGAGTTATGGAGCTGGATTTGGAACTCTAAGGTTCATCCACGGATGAGTTTGATGTTATGGAGAGTGTGTTCGAGTGTGTTGCCTACAGGTGATAAATTTCTTCCATTGGAAGCAAACACTTTCCCCATATGTCATATGGCCGCTGAATCGGCTATCCATCTTTTTGCTAAATCCAGTTTTGCTACTGCTTTATGGTTCTCTAGTCCTATGCCCATAAGGATCGACAGGGTGGCGGGTGCCAATATGCGGGAGGTCATCCATAATCTATGCAGTTCTTTTGACTCCTCTCTTCGGCCCAAACTTCTCAACTGCATTGGGGTGATTTTGGATTGCATTTGGAACACAAGGAATAAAGTGTACCATTCAGTGGATTATATGCCTAATGTGAATTTGATCAGAGGGGAAGTTTCCAGCAGAGTGTCTGAATTATGCCAGGTTGTTGAGGCCAATTTGAGTCTGTCGAACAACCATGAAGGGGAGACCTCGCCGAGGATATCCACGAACACTTTTATCATGGTGGACGGTTCTTTCAAGGATGGTACCTACGGGTGTGCTATGGTGGCCCTGGATAAAGGTTATAGGGAGTGGTGGCAATGCACCTCCTCTGGTGAGGGAGAGTCCGCTCTGGAAGCTGAGATGCAAGCTATTCTGGTGAGTCTGCAGTGGGCGTTTCTGTAACAGTGGGATAATTttacaattatatgagtcttacaagcaatattatctcaactagtgcggggaacatgggtctatataaccgagcttccaataagtagattaagaatttagcactaaaattcactaacttattaattcttcgttgaatccacgtatagaacttagaattgcactctcagtataatagaatgctctatatgttccaccatatagacgcatcattagttattcattgttataatcctaatttgatcaatgatcctctatatgaatgatctacactgtaaagggattagattaccgttacaccctacaatgtattttatccttaaaacacttgaccccgtataaatgatatttcagcttatgtgaaatgagtactccaccatttatgttcgtttggtcaagctcgaaggagatcatcctttgcttactattcgccagatagaagctatagattccatgtttatgttagcgctcccactcaattgcactaccgtgttcccaaaatgtacgtatcaccctgacctaaaagtaggcttaactaacaaatcaaagaacacgaatagcctttcaagattgagcctaatcataacaggattaagaacatttgatctaggatcaactaggcgatattgagttgaatagatattacggtaagtttaataaatctaagtcaaagttcaatatcggtcccttccgatgcatactccatgcatccaacctgagctttactttaaccaatgctctggaaagaacatagcatttctccaaatgcaagtaaactcttgttgtagattatcatatcagtaaaaccctgtgtctgat
This Cannabis sativa cultivar Pink pepper isolate KNU-18-1 chromosome 6, ASM2916894v1, whole genome shotgun sequence DNA region includes the following protein-coding sequences:
- the LOC133039434 gene encoding uncharacterized protein LOC133039434 codes for the protein MILQVMCCVSTVSYSILLNGKPLKRFKPGRGMRQGDPMSPYLFLLCNEVLSRLLTLEQDRGLLQGIKVARNVPVISHLMFADDTIIFSRANLRDVETLNGCIQKFEDWSGQLCSKQKSGIFFSGNCSNSLRVAIESKLNLSVVPNSKKHLGNTFIFDQSKRKDFNFLKTKLVERLEGWKLKSLSKAGRMVYINSVALALPNYAMSTFKIPLSSCRELDAVVRRYWWNGSLDNQNMWAGRWAGRSWNSLCQPKMRGGLGFRRFEDINHALLAKLALFLACKVNRPWCNILKGKYVPRESFWSVQEKNYDSFLWRGILGARNAICKGACTVLISGEDVDVWWQPWIPWLDYDQFRELMESIRSKAPSLRTVADLMYRSTRKLNMGYLRHLFGCDMGNKIGMIQIDMNATSDFLIWKESLVGNFSVKGAYWIDQKERFGEKDELWSWIWNSKVHPRMSLMLWRVCSSVLPTGDKFLPLEANTFPICHMAAESAIHLFAKSSFATALWFSSPMPIRIDRVAGANMREVIHNLCSSFDSSLRPKLLNCIGVILDCIWNTRNKVYHSVDYMPNVNLIRGEVSSRVSELCQVVEANLSLSNNHEGETSPRISTNTFIMVDGSFKDGTYGCAMVALDKGYREWWQCTSSGEGESALEAEMQAILVSLQWAFL